In Solidesulfovibrio carbinoliphilus subsp. oakridgensis, the sequence TCCATGATGGTCTTCAGCACGAATTCCTTGTCCTTGTCGTCCACGACGCAGATGAGCATGACTTTGGGAATCTCGTCGTACTGGATCTCGCCGATTTTTATGCCGCGCTGCTTGCCGCGACCGGCCACGTTGAACTTGGTCACGGCCGGGAAACCGGCATCCATCAGGGCGGCC encodes:
- a CDS encoding P-II family nitrogen regulator; protein product: MQTMVRAIVRPEKTDEVLAALMDAGFPAVTKFNVAGRGKQRGIKIGEIQYDEIPKVMLICVVDDKDKEFVLKTIMESARTGSKGAFGDGKIFVSPVEEMYTISSGVKES